In the genome of bacterium, the window CAAGCTCGGGCGCAACACGCCGCTGTCAGAGGGCGAGAAGAAGCTGGTCACCTACCTGCCGCTGTTCGCAGCCGTGGCTGCTTCCTACGACGCTCTGGCTGAGCAGGCAGGATCACCCGGCAGCGCAGAGGCAGGCATCGCGCGCTTCGTTCTGCTCGACGACGCGTTCGCCAAGGTGTCCGAGGACAACCATGAAGCCTTGTTCGGGCTCCTCGTCGAATTGGATCTCGACCTGATCGCCACCAGTGAGCGGCTCTGGGGCACACACCGAACCGTCCCCGAACTGGCCATCACCGAAGTGGTGCGGGATGTGGCCCTCAACACGATTCTCCTAGAACATTACCGATGGGACGGCGACACCCTGGAACTCCAGGACACCGAATGACCGACTTCTCCCGTCGCAGCGATCCGGTTCGGGCCCGACTGCTGTTCCGATATCTGGGCGGCGACGAGTGGCACGAGTATCGAGAGATCCTCCGAGTGTTTGCCAGCACATTCTTCGCTGAGTTCACCCCCCAGGAGGTGGAGGCCAAAGTTTCCCTCGTGGGCGTTGACCCCTCGGTGGTGCCCGACCGGTTGGAGAGCCTCCGACGTTGGGGCAACCTCACCGTGTCATCGTCTGTGGGCAACCCATCGAACCTTGACGACTACTACCGCAAGCGCAACCGCTACCTCATCACCCGGGCGGGGCAAGAAGTGTTCGAGCTGGTCGAGGGGATATTGGCCGGAGTGGACGAGATCGGCGATGTTCAAGCCGGTCGCCTGCGCGATCTCCATCACGCCCTCCAGACGCTCTGCGAGATGAGCAGGGTCGGCTTCAACCGGGCCAACAGCCAAGAGCTCGCCGATGTGGTGCGAACGGTGTATGACCTTCACGAGGGTTTCACCAGGGAGCTGACGCAGTTCTTCACCGAGCTCAACCAGTGGCAGAGCCGCTATGACCTCGATGCCGACGAGGTTCAGTTCTTCGCCAGCGTTCTGGTGGATTACGTCCACGAGCAACTCACCGAAATCGAGCGCATGGCTCGGCCAATTGCCCGGACCCTGGAGGAGATTCTCCCGCTAGTTGAAGATCTTCTTCCTGCGCTGCAATCCGGCTTGGCCGTTCGGGTGGATGAGGCTGGACTGTCCCAGAACATGCCGGTGCGGCGGCTTCCAGGCACGGTACTTGACGACTGGAGGCATCTTGAGAAATGGTTTGCCGCCCAGCCGGGACAGCCATCGCGGATCGACGGGCTGACACGACAGGCCGTGGCCGCAGTGCGCACCCTCACCGCCAACGTGACCCGACTGTCAAGGGTCGGCCTTGGCGCGGCATCTAGACGGTCTGACTTCGTGCGGCTCGCTAGCTTCTTCGACCAGGCCGACTCTCCCCATCTTGCCCACCGCCTGGCGGGGGCCTCGTTCGGACTCGGTTCGTGTCGCCGATTGGGGGAGCTGTCAGACGATGCCGACGACCCCGCTCCAACAATCACACCGTGGAGGGATGCACCCCGCGCCGTCGTCCCGGTGGCAATGAGGAAGCGGGGGGAATCCACCACGCGAGGGTTGGCAACGCCGATCATGGATCGGGGGCGTGAGCGTGATCTGCTGCGCCGCCGCCGAGACCTCGACCGCGTCGCCCGCGAGATCGCAGCGTCAGAACTGCTGGCTGGTGCCGGAGACGGAGGCCACATCGACGGCGCTCGATTGTCGACCGCTTCGTTCTCGATGCTTCGCGACCTCATCAGCCGCTCGGGAATGCGGAACGGCGGCGGCACCAACCGTCGTTACGCAACCGAACTAGGAATCCGCTGCGAGGTGCAGCGAATCAAGGGGGCCTGCACCATCGTCTACTGCCCCGAGGGAAAATTCACCATGCCGGGACTCGCCGTCACTATCACCCCGGCCGAAGAGCACAGCAATGCCCCGTCGCCTAAATCTGTATCCCCATGAATGACGCATCTGCGCTAGCTGACCCCGCTGACCCACAACGGAGGCTGGATATTCGTGCCGCGGCCCGTCACCTCGTCCGCCATCCCCTCGTGCTGGCTGAGAAAGATCCTGAAATGCTCATGCTTATCCGCCGTAATGAGCAGACGCTTGACCGCATGTTCACCCAGCGCTTCGGATACCGCCTTCAGGTGACCGCCGACACAGCCCGGCTGTACAAGACTTCGGTGGTTGCCCACCGGCACCCCCTGCTAACGGCAACCAGCCAGCCACGGCCGTTCTCCCAGCGCGAGTACACCCTGCTCGCCCTAACCCTTGCTGCGATTGCCGCAGGACCCAGTGTGATCAGCCTTCGCGATCTGATTCACGAGGTCCGCTCCGCCGCGGCTGACGCCGACATCGCCCTTACCGAGGAGGCCGCTGACCGCCGCGCCCTGGTAACCGCTCTGAAGTGGATGATCCAGCACGGCGTGGCGCGCGAGGTGCATGAACACGTAGACCGCTACGCCGCCGACGAATCCGCCGATGCCGTGCTCAGCGTCCGCCCCGACCGCGTCGCGCTGCTGCCTCTCCCGGCACTGGCCCGATCGGAGACTGCTGAGCAGGTTCTCGACCGATCCGATCAGCGACTGTCGTCCCGGGCGTGGATGCGCTCAGTTCTGTTGGAAGAGCCGGTACTGCTTCGCACCGATCTTGCCGACAGCGAGTGGTCCGAGCTTCGACAGCGGCTCGGAGAAGAGGCCGCTGTCTTCGACGACATGTTCGGGCTGCGCCTCGAGTCCCGCGCCGAGGGCATCATGGTGATCGACCCCGAACACGACCTGACAGACAGCCGATTCCCGCGCGGCGGAACCCTGGGTCACGCCGCCCTGCTCCTCATCGACCGGCTTGTCCACCTATGTGAAAGGCACCTCGAAGCCCCTACCGGCAGCACGGCGACCAACGACCGCACACCTGATGAGGCAGGACGCGTCCGGTTCTCGCTTGTCGAGGTCGTCGACGCGATGGCGAGTCTGGCCGACGAATACCGCAGCTACTGGGCGAAGGATGCCGCCGAAAACCCCGATCGTCTCGCGGGAGGTGCGATTGAACTGCTCTGCGACCACCGTCTGGTCGAAGCGGATGGCGACGAGGTCTGGCTGCTGCCGCCTGCCTGGCGGTACTCAGTACAGGTCCAATACCGACAAGAGTCGCTGCTTTGAGCCCACGTCCCATCCCAGAGTCGCTGCTCTCGACTGGTTTGGCCGAGCTCTGGTCCGCCGCTCGCCACCGACTCGACCGTTTCGGTCCTCAGCGCCGAGGATTTGTTGCCACCCCGGCGCTTGATCCAGGGAGCGTCCTGGCCTTGGAGTCGCTGCTCGGGAGAAGACCGGCCAAGCGTCTGGATCTCCAAGAATTGGAGGCGGCACTGGTGGCTAGGACCATCGGCAGCGATCTCTGCGATTCGCTCACCCGCCTCGGCCATCCCCCATCGGCGGAAGCCGCCCAACGGCGATCTGACCGGGCCCGCGCTCAACAAGCCCGAGAGTCACTGCGCCATGCTGTCGCGGGTTGGGACGAGCCGTGGGCCGCGGCCTGGTCCGATGCCGTTGCGGGGGCTGGACTGCTACGAGATTTCGACGGTGACGATGCTGCCCGTCTTGCTGGCGATGTTCGCCGACTACTCGACCATCTCCAGCACGTCCAGCCCTCCATCTCCAGCCGCACGGAGCTTGCCGCCTCGCTCTACGGATCAGCGCACGCGCTTGACCCCGGTACCAGGAGGGCCAGCGCGGTGACCCATGCTCTGCGCTACCGCAACGGCCCGCTCGATGAGCGCGAACTCTGGGAGGTTGTAGGCATCCTGCCGGATCAGGTCTCAGCCCCAGCGCTGGTCTGGTGGCTCCCAGTTGACGGCGCTTCGCCGTTGGACCTGCATATCCGATTTGCTCTCCATGCCGGGCTGCCCCTTCACCTCAGCTTGTTTGCCCTGAGACGGCACCCCGTCTCCGTCGATGCAGGCACCCCTGTGCTCGTTGTTGAGAATCCAAGACTGGTCGAGGCCGCTGCCGAGCGCAGCCTGCCAGCCTGCGTGATCTCTTCCAA includes:
- a CDS encoding TIGR02677 family protein — its product is MTDFSRRSDPVRARLLFRYLGGDEWHEYREILRVFASTFFAEFTPQEVEAKVSLVGVDPSVVPDRLESLRRWGNLTVSSSVGNPSNLDDYYRKRNRYLITRAGQEVFELVEGILAGVDEIGDVQAGRLRDLHHALQTLCEMSRVGFNRANSQELADVVRTVYDLHEGFTRELTQFFTELNQWQSRYDLDADEVQFFASVLVDYVHEQLTEIERMARPIARTLEEILPLVEDLLPALQSGLAVRVDEAGLSQNMPVRRLPGTVLDDWRHLEKWFAAQPGQPSRIDGLTRQAVAAVRTLTANVTRLSRVGLGAASRRSDFVRLASFFDQADSPHLAHRLAGASFGLGSCRRLGELSDDADDPAPTITPWRDAPRAVVPVAMRKRGESTTRGLATPIMDRGRERDLLRRRRDLDRVAREIAASELLAGAGDGGHIDGARLSTASFSMLRDLISRSGMRNGGGTNRRYATELGIRCEVQRIKGACTIVYCPEGKFTMPGLAVTITPAEEHSNAPSPKSVSP
- a CDS encoding TIGR02678 family protein; translated protein: MNDASALADPADPQRRLDIRAAARHLVRHPLVLAEKDPEMLMLIRRNEQTLDRMFTQRFGYRLQVTADTARLYKTSVVAHRHPLLTATSQPRPFSQREYTLLALTLAAIAAGPSVISLRDLIHEVRSAAADADIALTEEAADRRALVTALKWMIQHGVAREVHEHVDRYAADESADAVLSVRPDRVALLPLPALARSETAEQVLDRSDQRLSSRAWMRSVLLEEPVLLRTDLADSEWSELRQRLGEEAAVFDDMFGLRLESRAEGIMVIDPEHDLTDSRFPRGGTLGHAALLLIDRLVHLCERHLEAPTGSTATNDRTPDEAGRVRFSLVEVVDAMASLADEYRSYWAKDAAENPDRLAGGAIELLCDHRLVEADGDEVWLLPPAWRYSVQVQYRQESLL
- a CDS encoding DUF2399 domain-containing protein produces the protein MSPRPIPESLLSTGLAELWSAARHRLDRFGPQRRGFVATPALDPGSVLALESLLGRRPAKRLDLQELEAALVARTIGSDLCDSLTRLGHPPSAEAAQRRSDRARAQQARESLRHAVAGWDEPWAAAWSDAVAGAGLLRDFDGDDAARLAGDVRRLLDHLQHVQPSISSRTELAASLYGSAHALDPGTRRASAVTHALRYRNGPLDERELWEVVGILPDQVSAPALVWWLPVDGASPLDLHIRFALHAGLPLHLSLFALRRHPVSVDAGTPVLVVENPRLVEAAAERSLPACVISSNGNPSTAVTTLLRQLQQAEASLWYHGDFDSPGIAICRRMHEFGCSPWMMDASDYSDAIRQAEESDVLLMSDPKDCGPTPWDPKLQAAFDHHRLIIHEEFVLDSVLNQFGRFSN